TCGTAGGGTAGTTAGATTAATTGAACACAGTTATATTATTCAATAAACCAGGATTAATCTGTATCATCAACAACCATCAAGTGATAAGTAGGTTTACCTCAGGTTTTTAATATGTTAAATATTAATTTCACCAAAGAAATATTTAGGCAAAACTGTATGTAATGTGAAACTTTCTATCATTGTATTACATGGTGGTGCTGGATACAACGGACCTATTATAGAATCTGGTAatattttgcttgtttgcttattACTTGACTGTTTGATTATATTTGATGTAAACTTATATATAAGTAAAGTTATGAACATATAAATCTtgccagatggtggcactgttaccagtgatggagttatgtgtaactctccagatggtgacactgttaccagtcgtggagttatgtgtaactctccagatggtgacactgttaccagtggtggagttatgtgtaactccagatgatcacactgttaccagtggtggagttatgtgtaactctccagatggtgacactgttaccagtggtggagttatgtgtaactccagatgatcacactgttaccagtggtggagttatgtgtaactctccagaaggtcacactgttaccagtcacaGAGTTATGTGTAacgctccagatggtcacactgttaccagtggtggagttatgtgtaactctccagatggtcacactgttaccagtcgtggagttatgtgtaattctccagatggtggcactgttaccagtcaCAGAGTTATGTGTAacgctccagatggtcacactgttaccagtggtggagttatgtgtaactctccaaacGATCACACTGTTAACAGtcatggagttatgtgtaactctccagatggtgacactgttaacAGTCATGGAGTTATgtttaactctccagatggtgacactgttaacAGTCATGGAGTTATgtttaactctccagatggtgacactgttaacagtcatggagttatgtgtaactctccagatggtcacactgttaccagtcgaggagttatgtgtaactctccagatggtcacactgttaccagtggtggagttacgtgtaactctccagatggtcacactgttaccagtggtggagttatgtgtaactctccagatggccacactgttaccagtcgtggagttatgtgcaactctccagatggtcacactgttaccagtggtggagttatgtgtaactctccaggtggtggcactgttaccagtcgtggagttaggtgtaactctaTATATAATGTTGCTGTGtgagttttttcttaaattatCACATTTATTACTTTAGAATTTAATGAACAAAATTCTTAAAAACTCTAGTTTACTCTTTCGAAAGCTGAAcaggaaataaaataataaataaacattGTGTTCACCAAAGGAATTTGAGGAATTTCCTTAACTAGTTATCACAGTTCTAACTAATTTGGGAAATTTGCTATATTTGCCTCACACATCTCCATTCattataaaaatacaaaaaaaatacaaaattatgatTTATAATGTTATTTTTTATTTCGTTATGTTACTTTGGCACGGTTTTCATTACACATATTAATGAAATACATGtcagaaataataaataattaatgaaCAAAAAattgtttaataatcttttatTGAAACAAGACAAATAACACTGGCCTAATTATTAATTAAGAGAATAACTAGAAAGTTTAAAATTCCATGatgaatatataaatatgtatatagaagaaggagaagaaaatatcaaagtgtccaGAGAGAATCTACAAGATctactctgagtactctttattttcttctccgaggctatgggtccctacacttgcaccatagGTGGTAccccacctatatatatatatatatatatatatatatatatatatatatatatatatatatatatatatatatatatatatatatatatatatatatatatatatatatatatatatatatatgcaaacaagcctgaatggtccccaggactatatacaactgaaaactcacaccccagaagtgactcgaacccatactgccaggagcaatgcaactggtatgtacagggacgccttaatccacttgaccatcatgaccggacataaggaagtgatagccaaagctatttgaaccacttccccgccggcactcggttgggaatcttgggcatagcattttatcaaatcacctcattctttggggcacacgtgaggaacacaaatgcaaacaagcctgaatggtccccaggactatatacaactgaaaactcataccccagaagtgactcgaacccatactgccagaagcaacgcaactggtatgtacagggacgccttaatccacttgaccatcacgaccggacataaggaagtgatagccgaagctatttgaaccacttccccgccggcacttggatggtaatcatgggcatagcattttatcaaatcacctcattctttggggcacacgtgaggaacacaaatgcaaacaagcctgaatggtccccaggactatatacaactgaaaactcacaccccagaagtgactcgaacccatactgccaggagcaacgcaactggtatgtacagggacgccttaatccacttgaccatcacgaccggacataaggaagtgacagccgaagctatttgaaccacttccccgccggcactcggatggtaatcttgggcatagcattttatcaaatcaccttattctttgggccacacatgaggaacacaaatgcaaacaagcctgaatggtccccaggattatatacaactgaaaactcacaccccagaagtgactcgaacccatactgccaggagcaatgcaactggtatgtacagggacgccttaatccacttgaccatcacgaccggacataaggaagtgacagccgaagctatttgaatcacttccccgccggcactcggatggtaatcttgggcatagcattttatcaaatcacctcattctttggggcacacgtgaggaacacaaatgcaaacaagcctgaatggtccccaggactatatacaactgaaaactcacaccccagaagtgactcgaacccatactgccaggagcaacgcaactggtatgtacagggacgccttatgtccggtcgtgatggtcaagtggattaaggcgtctaatatatatatatattaatatatatatatatatatatatatatatatatatatatatatatatatatatatataaatatatatatatatatatatatatatatatatatatatatatatatatatatatatatatatatatatatatatatatatatatatgtcgtacctagtagccagaacgcatttctcagcctactatgcaaggcccgatttgcctaataagccaagttttcatgaattaattgtttttcgactacctaacctacctaacctaacctaacataactttttcggctacctaacctaacctaacatataaagataggttaggttaggttaggtagggttggttgggttcggtcatatatctacgttaattttaactccattaaaaaaaaattgacctcatacatactgaaatgggttgctttatcatttcataagaaaaaaaatagagaaaatatagtaattcattaaaacttggcttattatgcaaatcgggccttgcatagtaggctgacaagtgcgttctggctactaggtacgacatatatatatatatatatatatatatatatatatatatatatatatatatatatatatatatgtcgtacctagtagccagaatgcacttgtcagcctactatgcaaggccgtatttgcctaataagccaagttttcctgaattaatatattttctctaatttttttcttatgaaatgataaagctacccatttgattatgtatgaggtaattttttttttattggagttaaaattaacgtagatatatgaccgaacctaaccaacactacctaacctaacctaaccaagctttatatgttaggttaggttaggtagctgaaaaagttaggttaggttaggttaggtaggttaggtagtcgaaaagcaaataattcatgaaaacttggcttattaggcaaatcgggccttgcatagtaggctgagaagtgcgttctggctactaggtacgacatatatatatatatatatatatatatatatatatatatatatatatatatatatatatatatatatatatatatatatgacaatgtcagaccacggaggaaaaatgaaacaggaaatttccttaagtactttcgtatattaaatacatcttcagaaggtccttctgaattaattgtgaccttctgaagatgtatttaatatacgaaagtacttaaggaaatttcctgtttcatttttcctccgtggtctgacattgtcacattcttaatcacgtgtttattttcgtgatatacacacacacatatatatatatatatatatatatatatatatatatatatatatatatatatatatatatatatatatatatatatatatatatatatatatatgttattaaatatgaccgaaaagtaagattaataattctaacacgcattttctcaatctttcgtacatttcttttcactgttggaggtaaatcaaaaatcaattctccaaaactcatttttatttctagtctctgccttgtatatctgatcacgaattatatcctggcgatattttatcgtgaaggcttgattccttgctgctgggtcgtgcgctttaatattagtatattttggtagcagtgtttcctgtagacatatattattaaatatgaccgaaaaagtatgattaataattctaacacgaattttctcaatctttcgtacatttcttttcactgttggaggtaaatcaaaaatcaattctccaaaattcatttttatttcaagtctctgccttgtatatctgatcacgaatcagatcctggcgatattttatcgtgaaggcttgattccttgctgctgggacgtgcgctttaatattagtatattttggtagcagtctttcctgtagacatatattattaaatatgaccgaaaaagtaagattaataattctaacacgaattttctcaatctttcgtacatttcttttcaatgttggagtaaataaaaaatcaattctccaaaattcatttttatttctagtctttgcCTTGTatttctgatcacgaatcagatcctggcgatattttatcgtgaaggcttgattccttgctgctgggtcgtgcgctttagtattagtatattttggtagcagtctttcctgtagacatatattattaaatatgactgaaaaagtaagattaatcattctaacacgaattttctcaatctttcgtacatttcttttcactgttggaggtaaataaaaaatcaattctccaaaattcatttttatttctagtctctgccttgtatatctgatcacgaatcagatcctggcgatattttatcgtgaaggcttgattccttgctgctgggtcgtgcgctttaatattagtatattttggtagcagtctttcatgtagacatatgttattaaatatgaccgaaaaagtaagattaataattctaacacgaattttctcaatctttcgtacatttcttttcactgttggaggtaaatcaaaaatcaattctccaaaattcatttttatttctagtctctgccttgtatatctgataacgaatcagatcctggcgatattttatcgtgaaggcttgattccttgctgctgggtcgtgcgctataatattagtatattttggaagcagtctttcctgttgacatatattattaattatgactgaaaaagtaagattaataattctaacacgaattttctcaatctttcgtacatttcttttcactgttggaggtaaatcaaaaatcaattctccaaaattcatttttatttctagtctctgccttgtatatcagatcacgaatcagatcctggcgatattttatcgtgaaggcttgattcattgctgctgggtcgtgtgctttaatattagtatattttggtagcagtctttcctgtagacatatattattaaatatgaccgaaaaagtaagattaataattctaaaacgaattttctcaatctttcgtacatttcttttcaatgTTGGAGGTAagttaaaaatcaattctccaaaaatcatttttatttctagtctctgccttgtatatctgatcacgaatcagatcctggcgatattttatcgtgaaggcttgattccttgctgctgcgtcgtgcgctttaatattagtatattttggtagcagtctttcctgtagacatatgttattaaatatgaccgaaaaagtaagattaataattctaacacgaattttctcaatctttcgtacatttcttttcactgttggaggtaaatcaaaaatcaattctccaaaattcatttttatttctagtctctgcCTTGtacatctgatcacgaatcagatcctggcgatattttatcgtgaaggcttgattccttgctgctgggtcgtgcgctttaatattagtatattttggtagcagtctttcctgtagacatatattattaaatatgaccgaaaaagtaagattaataattctaacacgaattttctcaatctttcgtacatttcttttcactgttggaggtaaatcaaaaatcaattctccaaaattaatttttatttctagtctctgccttgtatatctgatcacgaatcagatcctggcgatattttatcgtgaaggcttgattccttgctgctgggtcgtgcgctttaatattagtatattttggtagcagtctttcctgtagacatatattattaaatatgaccgaaaaagtaagattaataatactaacacgaattttctcaatctttcgtacatttcttttcactgttggaggtgaatcaaaaatcaattctctaaaattcatttttatttctagtctctgccttgtatatctgatcacgaatcagatcctggcgatattttatcatgaaggcttgattccttgctgctgggtcgtgcgctttaacattagtatattttggtagcagtctttcctgtagacatatattattaaatatgaccgaaaaagtaagattaataattctaacacgaattttctcaatctttcgtacatttcttttcactgttggaggtaaatcaaaaatcaattctccaaaattcatttNNNNNNNNNNNNNNNNNNNNNNNNNNNNNNNNNNNNNNNNNNNNNNNNNNNNNNNNNNNNNNNNNNNNNNNNNNNNNNNNNNNNNNNNNNNNNNNNNNNNNNNNNNNNNNNNNNNNNNNNNNNNNNNNNNNNNNNNNNNNNNNNNNNNNNNNNNNNNNNNNNNNNNNNNNNNNNNNNNNNNNNNNNNNNNNNNNNNNNNNNNNNNNNNNNNNNNNNNNNNNNNNNNNNNNNNNNNNNNNNNNNNNNNNNNNNNNNNNNNNNNNNNNNNNNNNNNNNNNNNNNNNNNNNNNNNNNNNNNNNNNNNNNNNNNNNNNNNNNNNNNNNNNNNNNNNNNNNNNNNNNNNNNNNNNNNNNNNNNNNNNNNNNNNNNNNNNNNNNNNNNNNNNNNNNNNNNNNNNNNNNNNNNNNNNNNNNNNNNNNNNNNNNNNNNNNNNNNNNNNNNNNNNNNNNNNNNNNNNNNNNNNNNNNNNNNNNNNNNNNNNNNNNNNNNNNNNNNNNNNggtcgtgcgctttaatattagtatattttggtagcagtctttcctgtagacatatattattaatatgaccgaaaaagtaagattaataattctaacacgaattttctcaatctttcgtacatttcttttcactgttggaggtaaatcaaaaatcaattctccaaaattcatttttatttctagtctctgccttgtatatctgatcacgaatcagatcctggcgatattttatcgtgaaggcttgattccttgctgctgggtcgtgcgctttaatattagtatattttggtagcagtctttcctgtagacatatattattaaatatgaccgaaaaagtaagattaataattctaacacgaattttctcaatctttcgtacatttcttttcactgttggaggtaaatcaaaaatcaattctccaaaattcatttttatttctagtctctgccttgtatatctgatcacgaatcagatcctggcgatattttatcgtgaaggcttgattccttgctgctgggtcgtgcgctttaatattagtatattttggtagcagtctttcctgtagacatatattattaaatatgaccgaaaaagtaagattaataattctaacacgaattttctcaatctttcgtacatttcttttcactgttggaggtaaatcaaaaatcaattctccaaaattcatttttatttctagtctctgccttgtatatctgatcacgaatcagatcctggcgatattttatcgtgaaggcttgattccttgctgctgggtcgtgcgctttaatattagtatattttggtagcagtctttcctgtagacatatattattaaatatgaccgaaaaagtaagattaataattctaacacgaattttctcaatctttcgtacatttcttttcactgttggaggtaaatcaaaaatcaattctccaaaattcatttttatttctagtctctgccttgtatatctgatcacgaatcagatcctggcgatattttatcgtgaaggcttgattccttgctgctgggtcgtgcgctttaatattagtatattttggtagcagtctttcctgtagacatatattattaaatatgaccgaaaaagtaagattaataattctaacacgaattttctcaatctttcgtacatttcttttcactgttggaggtaaatcaaaaatcaattctccaaaattcatttttatttctagtctctgccttgtatatctgatcacgaatcagatcctggcgatattttatcgtgaaggcttgattccttgctgctgggtcgtgcgctttaatattagtatattttggtagcagtctttcctgtagacatatattattaaatatgaccgaaaaagtaagattaataattctaacacgaattttctcaatctttcgtacatttcttttcactgttggaggtaaatcaaaaatcaattctccaaaattcatttttatttctagtctctgccttgtatatctgatcacgaatcagatcctggcgatattttatcgtgaaggcttgattccttgctgctgggtcgtgcgctttaatattagtatattttggtagcagtctttcctgtagacatatattattaaatatgaccgaaaaagtaagattaataattctaacacgaattttctcaatctttcgtacatttcttttcactgttggaggtaaatcaaaaatcaattctccaaaattcatttttatttctagtctctgccttgtatatctgatcacgaatcagatcctggcgatattttatcgtgaaggcttgattccttgctgctgggtcgtgcgctttaatattagtatattttggtagcagtctttcctgtagacatatattattaaatatgaccgaaaaagtaagattaataattctaacacgaattttctcaatctttcgtacatttcttttcactgttggaggtaaatcaaaaatcaattctccaaaattcatttttatttctagtctctgccttgtatatctgatcacgaatcagatcctggcgatattttatcgtgaaggcttgattccttgctg
This is a stretch of genomic DNA from Procambarus clarkii isolate CNS0578487 chromosome 45, FALCON_Pclarkii_2.0, whole genome shotgun sequence. It encodes these proteins:
- the LOC138350320 gene encoding uncharacterized protein, which codes for MTVNSVTIWRVKHNSMTVNSVTIWRVKHNSMTVNSVTIWRVTHNSMTVNSVIVWRVTHNSTTGNSVTIWSVTHNSVTGNSATIWRITHNSTTGNSVTIWRVTHNSTTGNSVTIWSVTHNSVTGNSVTFWRVTHNSTTDKVLSDTGIGEKSKLIERNLGNILVQHSDVI